The Legionella jordanis genomic sequence GGAAATTCCAGGGCTGATTTCAACAACTTTAGAAATTCTGAGCGGCTAATTATTTCAGCCCCCAAACTAAGCAGGTGTTCGGTAGGTAGCTGACAATCTATAAAGTGAAAATCCCATGCCTGCAAAGTTGCACAAAGGTAATACATGGCCATTTTGGAGCTGTCGCGTGTTCGATGAAACATGGACTCGCCAAAAAAAGCCTTACCCATGCTGATGCCATAAAGCCCGCCACTCAATTGGTCATCCTGCCAGATTTCAAAAGAGTGGGCATAGCCTAAATCATGCAATAGATTATAAGCCGTTTGCATCTCATCAGTTATCCAGGTGTGGTTTATGCGGCCAGGACTTGAAGCACAAGCGGCAATTACTTCCGAAAAGGCACAATCAATGGAGAAATGATGGGGTTTTTTGAGAGACTGTTTTAAGCTTCGGGACAGTTTGAAATGAGTGGGTTTTAAAATAAGCCTTGGATTGGGCGACCACCATAAAGGAAGGCAATCAGGTTCAAACCAGGGAAAAATTCCCATCCGATAAGCGGTTAACAATCGCTCTGCTGTTAAGTCGCCGCCGATAGCGAGCAATCCCTGTTCATCCGCTTGCGAAGGATCAGGGAAATCGAAATGATTGCTCGCTAAAAATCGAATGGGTGCTATCTTTACTTCTCCAGAGTATCCAGGAATTTTTCTGCATCCAAAGCCGCCATACAGCCAAAACCAGCTGAAGTGATGGCTTGCCTGTAGACATGATCGGCCACATCTCCGCAGGCAAATACGCCAGGAATGTTGGTGGCTGTGGCCATGCCATCCAGACCAGATCGAATTTGAATATAACCATCTTTCATGTCAAGTTGGCCTTTAAAGATGGCTGTATTGGGATCGTGACCAATTGCAATGAAGACGCCATCGAGGGAGAGCTCTTGTTCGCTATTGTCCTTGATATTACGTAAGCGTACACCAGTCACTTTCATATTGTCCCCAAGTACTTCTTCCAAAGTATGGTTCCATACCAGTTTGATGTTGCCGCTTTGAGATTTTTCAAGCAATTGGTCTTGAAGTATTTTTTCCGCACGTAAACTGTCTCTGCGATGAATTAAAGTCACGGAAGCAGCAATATTGGACAGATATAAGGCTTCCTCAACGGCAGTGTTGCCCCCGCCAACTACGCAAACGGTTTTATTGCGAAAGAAAAAACCATCACAAGTGGCGCAAGCAGAAACTCCTCGTCCTTGATAGGCTTTTTCAGAATCCAGGCCTAAATAGCGGGCTGATGCCCCGGTAGCAATAATCAAGGCATCGCAAGTATAGGTTTCGCTATCACCTTGCAAGACAAAAGGACGTTGTTGCAAATCGGCTTTTACAATATGATCGAAAATAATTTTGGTTTCAAAACGTTCGGCATGTTTTTGCATGCGTTCCATGAGGGCAGGGCCTTGTAGGCCTTCTACATCCCCTGGCCAATTGTCCACATCGGTAGTCGTTGTTAATTGCCCACCGGGTTGCATACCTGTAATGAGAACGGGCTTAAGGTTAGCACGGGCGGCATAAACTGCAGCAGTATAACCTGCCGGACCAGAACCCAGAATTATTAGGCGATGGTGATTGCTTTCGCTTCTCATCTCTGCCTTCCTTATTAATTGTGTTAAGATGGCAAATATTATGACAAAATAACAAACAATGAAATAGCTATGGGAAAACAACAAGCCAGCAGCCAGGCTGCTAACCGTAAACAAACCTTACCAACATTTTTAATTCGACGTATCAGTGAAGGTGGTTTTATCATAGTATTAACCATAGCACTGTTTGTTCTTTTGTCACTAGTAACCTATGACACGAGCGACCCAAACTGGCTGCAAACCAGCAAAGGCAAAGAAGATATAAGCAATGCTGGAGGTCAGGTTGGAGCATGCATTGCCGATGCTCTCTATTACGTCTTCGGCTATTTTTCATTTCTAATTCCTCTTGTTTTTGTGTATCTGGCATGGTTAATTTCAAAAGATCATCGCGCACTCCGAGGCATTAACAAGCCAGCCATGCTGCTACGAGGCAGTGGGTTCGTTTTTATGATGTTGGGAGGCTGTGCGCTTTTAAGTCTAGATTCGCAAATTGCTTTGAATGCAAAACATTCCGCTGGAGGTGTTTTAGGGGGGTTTATAGCGGAGGGTTTTAATTACTCCTTGGGCCTGCAAGGTGCTTCTCTCCTACTGGCAGCGATTTTTCTCGTTGGTACCACGCTATTGACTGGGTTATCCTGGATTTATGTAGTTGAATTGATTGGATGCTATTCTTCTTTGGCAGCCAGTTGGCTCTTTCGCACCACTTTGGCTAGTTCAAGAATAATAAGAGCACGCTTTAAAGGGTTTAGGCATAAGAAATCCATTTTTCCCAATGAAACAGTTGAGCGCAAAAACGCTACTACCAAAAAGGAAAAAGAGGACAACATCCCTCAAATTATATCCACTGGCCAGGCCAGTGCAAAACCTCAGGTAATGTCCACGCCAGCGCCCCAAGTGACGTCTATTCCTTCGCTCGCCCCAGTACCTCAAGTTGTACCTGCAACTCAAGGTATACCTAGCTTGGGAACTCCTCTGCCAGTACAAACTATACTTTCGCCAGGTCTTTCAGGCGCAGCCACTGAAAAATTAAAGGAGAGCCCCCGTGTTGCTAAATCTCCCGCGCAAGTTTCAGGCAATCTACCTTCTTTAAGCCTCCTGGACAAAGGCATTCAAGGCAAGCCTATGGGAGGTTATAGTTCCCAGGAGCTCGAAAATGTATCCCGTGAAGTCGAACAGCATCTTTTGGATTTTGGTATTCAGGCTGATGTGGTTGCTGTCCACCCAGGCCCTGTGATTACCCGCTTCGAATTGCAGCTGGCAGCCGGCATTAAGGTCAGTAAGCTCTCGGCCTTGGCCAAAGATTTGGCTCGCTCTTTATCTGTCATTAGTGTTCGCGTGGTAGAAGTCATACCTGGAAAAACGGTGGTAGGGCTGGAATTGCCAAATCAGCAGCGTAATATGGTGCGCTTGTCTGAGGTTTTATCAGCTGATGTGTATCAACAGGCGCATTCTCCTTTGACTTTGGCGCTTGGCGTGGATATTGCCGGACATCCCATGGTAGTTGATTTGGCAAAAATGCCTCATCTTTTGGTGGCAGGGACAACCGGATCAGGTAAGTCGGTGGGCATTAATGCCATGATTTTGAGTATTCTTTTCAAATCAAAACCGGAAGAAGTGCGCCTGATTATGGTTGATCCAAAAATGCTTGAATTGTCAATTTACGATGGCATTCCGCACTTATTAACACCGGTAGTGACCGACATGAAAGAGGCGGCCAGTGCCCTTCGCTGGTGCGTGGGTGAAATGGAGCGGCGTTATCGTTTGATGGCTGCCCTGGGGGTGCGTAATCTTGCTGGCTTCAACAGTAAGCTGGCAGAAGCAAATGAACGAGGCGAGCCCATAACGGACCCATTATGGAAGCCTGGAAGTTCCATGGAAGAGGAAGCCCCTGTTCTGCAATCTCTGCCTTATATAGTGGTCATCATTGATGAATTAGCAGATATGATGATGGTTGTAGGTAAAAAAGTTGAGCAGTTAATTGCACGCATTGCACAAAAGGCAAGAGCCGCAGGTATTCATTTGATTTTGGCCACCCAAAGACCTTCTGTGGATGTATTAACGGGTTTGATTAAATCCAATATACCAACCAGAATTTCTTTTCAGGTCTCATCTAAAATTGATTCTCGCACCATCCTTGATCAACAAGGCGCAGAACAGCTGTTAGGCCATGGGGACATGCTTTATCTTGCTCCTGGAAGTGGTGCCCCCTTAAGGGTCCATGGTGCCTTCGTGGATGATAAGGAAGTCCATCGCATAACTGATGACTGGCGAGCTCGTGGAGAACCTGAGTACATCGATGACATTACCAGCCTAAGTGAAGGTTCTGAAGGTGGTTTTGGTGAAGAAAGCCAAAACACTGAAGAAGCTGACCCCTTGTACGATCAAGCGGTTGAATTTGTAATCCAAACTCGAAAGGCCAGCATTTCGGCTGTTCAACGCCGTTTTAAAATTGGCTATAACCGAGCTGCTCGTCTTGTTGAAGAAATGGAACGAACCGGCATCGTTGGACCATTGGATGGTGGATTTCGTGATGTACTGGTTAATACTATTACTGAGGATTAATTATGAAAAAACTAGCCTTACTCCTGTCGCTGTTATTTAGCAGCATGGCATTTAGTGATTCCGCAGGGGATGTGTTGCAAAACAAGCTCAATCAAATTCGAAGCCTGAGTGCCAATTTTGTTCAGGTCGTTAAGTCAAAACAAAAAGAATTGTCAAGATCCACAGGAACAATGGCTCTGGAAAGACCTGGGCGATTTCGTTGGCAGACCAAAGATCCTATGGAGCAACTCGTGGTAGCGGACGGGGAGCAATTGTGGGTATACGATGTTGATTTGGAGCAAGTGACGGTTAAAAAACAGGAAAAAGGAGTAGGCGGTACGGCAGCTTTGTTTTTGAGTGGCTATAATGACACGGTGACAAGAGATTTTGATGTGAGTGAAGCGACAAAGGGTAATACTCAGGTCTATGATTTACGTTCCAAATCAAATAAAGCCAACTTTGAAAGAGTCAAATTAATTTTTGTAGCCGGAGTCCTAAATGGCATTGAAATGTATGACCAATTGGGGCAACACACCATAGTTAATTTGAAAAATGTAAAAACCAATCCCAAACTGACATCAAATTTATTTAAGTTCAAACCACCAAAAGGAACGGATGTGGTTCAACAATGAGTTTCAACACATGCAATCAAGAACGCCATTGGCCGAGGTGCTCCGGCCATCGCATTGGAATGAGGTCATCGGCCAAGATCATTTATTAGGAGCCGGCAAACCATTAAGAGTAGCTTTTGAATCAGGACAACCTCATTCCATGATTCTCTGGGGGCCTCCGGGTGTAGGTAAAACAACTCTGGCCAGATTAAGTGCTAAAGCATTTGATTGCGAATGGATCGCACTCTCGGCTGTGCTTTCAGGGGTCAAAGACATTCGTGCCGCTATTGATGAAGCAAAGCACAATTTGGAACAAAACCGTCATACCATATTATTTGTTGATGAAATACATCGTTTTAACAAAGCTCAACAGGATGCGCTTTTACCGTTCACTGAATCAGGATTGATCACAATCATCGGCGCCACGACTGAAAATCCATCCTTTGAAGTCATTTCTGCACTTTTATCGCGGGCACAAGTTTATGTGTTAAAAGCATTAAATGAGGCGAACTTGCGGGAGTTGCTGCAACGAGCCAATGAAAAGTTGTTAAGCCATTTGCATTTCAATGAAGAAGCAACCCGGCAGTTGCTTGCATACGCTGATGGCGATGCGCGTCGATTACTGAATCTGTTAGAACAGGTTAATACCGCTGCCAAGGTGCAGGGAAGTATGGAAGTGACGCAAGAGCTCATTCAAGATGCCCTGAGCCCCGCCAACCGTCGTTTCGACAAAGGGGGTGAACACTTTTATGATCAAATTTCAGCTTTGCATAAATCCGTTCGTGGCTCTCATCCCAATGCAGCACTTTATTGGTTGTGTCGCATGCTGGATGGCGGTGTTGACCCACTCTATTTGGTACGTCGTATTATTCGTATGGCGTGGGAAGACATTGGCTTGGCCGATCCCAGGGCGATGCAATTGGCGAACGAAGCGGCGGCAACTTATGAACGTCTAGGCTCTCCTGAAGGCGAGTTGGCTTTAGCTCAAGCCGTTATCTATTTGGCAGTTGCTCCAAAAAGCAATGCTGGATACAAAGCTTTTAATGAGGCTATGGCCTTTGTTAATCATGATAAATCCAGGGAGGTGCCTTTGCATCTTCGCAATGCGCCAACACGATTAATGAAGGAACTAGGCTATGGCCGAAAATATCGATATGCTCATGATGAGCCGCATGCTTACGCCGCAGGAGAAACCTACCTTCCTGAAGGTATGAAAGAACACAAGTGGTATCAACCCACTACCAGAGGGTTGGAAGGGAAGATTTCTGAGAAATTGGACTTTCTAAACAATCTGGATTTAGAGGCCAACAAAAATAACCCCTCCAAGAACTAGGGTTATACAATAACTTATGTTAAGTTATGCTTCTGAAAAAGATTAGCCTCTCGATTAATCGAGTGGATGCGTAAAAGGATTTAAGATGCAATCCGCCATTACTGCAATAGGACTTGCAACCCCCCCATACAAGAGAAGCCAGCATGAGATTGCTGAGCTCATTTGTAATGGCTTTGAAATGACTTCAGCAGAAAGGAGATTGGTAAAGGCCATTTATAAATCCTGTGGAATTGAGCAAAGACACAGCGTGTTGAGTGATTATTGCAAATCCTCCGGGGAATTTGAGTTTTTTCCCAATGCATTCAATGAGCCATTACCCAGCACGGCCAAGCGCATGCGAATTTATAAAGAACATGCCTTAAAATTGGCTTTATCCGCCATCGAGCAATGCCTGCAACAAATTAAATCATTCAATAAGCAAGACATCAGCCACGTAATTACCGTCAGTTGCACAGGTATGTATGCTCCAGGTTTGGATATCGAAATTGTGCAGGAGCTAGGTCTTAATTCCACTTCAAGGCGCACCGCTATTAATTTTATGGGTTGCTATGGGGCATTCAATGCTTTGAAAATCGCAGACAGCATCTGTCAAAGCAATGAAAATGCAAGTGTGCTTATCGTTTGCGTTGAAATATGCACGATTCACTTCCAGAAAAACCAGGAAACAAAAAACATTATTTCAAACGCAATTTTTGCCGATGGAGCGGCGGCAGCACTTATCCAAAGAAAACAAGGTAACAACAGTCTTCAATTAGAAGCTTTCCATTGCGATTTGATGCCTCAAACCAAGCAAGAAATGGCTTGGCATATTGCTGATTTTGGTTTTGATATTGATTTAAGTGTTTATGTCCCAGACGTGATTCGCTCAGGAATTTCAGTGTTTGTTAATAATTTGCTAAACAAAGCCAATTCGTCATTTCATGATATAGATTATTATGCAATTCATCCAGGCGGAATTAAAATCCTTCAGGCTTGTGAGCAAGCGCTTAACATCACCGAAAAGGACAATGAACATTCCTATGCAGTGCTTCGTGAATTTGGCAACATGTCCTCATCAACCATTCTGTTTGTGTTAAAGCGCTTATGGGAATGTTTAAGCAACAAGGATAATCAAAAAACAATATTTAGCTGTGCCTTTGGTCCCGGCCTCACCCTTGAATCCATGTTATTAAGGGTGAGTTACTGCTAGAAAAATTATCTAACTTGTTGCATTAAATAATTGTCTTCATGTCGCTCAAGTCTGCGCTTTCAGTTTCCTTCTCCTTATTGGCAGGCTTGAATAATCTTAAATTTGCCCCTAAGACTTCCTTCTCTTTAACCTGCTCCGGAATCACCTCGGCGGTAGAGCCAGTGGGTGTTGGGGTTTGCTCATTGAGCTGGTTTGTATTTAATGCTTCCTTTTCCTCGGGTTCAGCAAAATAGTCTTCAGAAAATTGCTGGAGTAAGTCATGATTCCCTTCAAGAAAATGCATGAGTATATTGCGTCCCCGGGGATTTTTGGCTAGCCAAAATAGCAAATTGGTTTTTTCCTTTGTTTTTCGATCAATGACAGCTTTGTGCAGATCGGCGTTGGTAATACATTTTGAAAAAGCCTCATTGTTGTTAACTAACAGTTCCAGGATGTCTAATCCTTCTTCAGATTGGGCCAGGGAATGTATGCAAAAAG encodes the following:
- the aat gene encoding leucyl/phenylalanyl-tRNA--protein transferase produces the protein MLAIGGDLTAERLLTAYRMGIFPWFEPDCLPLWWSPNPRLILKPTHFKLSRSLKQSLKKPHHFSIDCAFSEVIAACASSPGRINHTWITDEMQTAYNLLHDLGYAHSFEIWQDDQLSGGLYGISMGKAFFGESMFHRTRDSSKMAMYYLCATLQAWDFHFIDCQLPTEHLLSLGAEIISRSEFLKLLKSALEFPTRQGRWTT
- the trxB gene encoding thioredoxin-disulfide reductase, yielding MRSESNHHRLIILGSGPAGYTAAVYAARANLKPVLITGMQPGGQLTTTTDVDNWPGDVEGLQGPALMERMQKHAERFETKIIFDHIVKADLQQRPFVLQGDSETYTCDALIIATGASARYLGLDSEKAYQGRGVSACATCDGFFFRNKTVCVVGGGNTAVEEALYLSNIAASVTLIHRRDSLRAEKILQDQLLEKSQSGNIKLVWNHTLEEVLGDNMKVTGVRLRNIKDNSEQELSLDGVFIAIGHDPNTAIFKGQLDMKDGYIQIRSGLDGMATATNIPGVFACGDVADHVYRQAITSAGFGCMAALDAEKFLDTLEK
- a CDS encoding DNA translocase FtsK codes for the protein MGKQQASSQAANRKQTLPTFLIRRISEGGFIIVLTIALFVLLSLVTYDTSDPNWLQTSKGKEDISNAGGQVGACIADALYYVFGYFSFLIPLVFVYLAWLISKDHRALRGINKPAMLLRGSGFVFMMLGGCALLSLDSQIALNAKHSAGGVLGGFIAEGFNYSLGLQGASLLLAAIFLVGTTLLTGLSWIYVVELIGCYSSLAASWLFRTTLASSRIIRARFKGFRHKKSIFPNETVERKNATTKKEKEDNIPQIISTGQASAKPQVMSTPAPQVTSIPSLAPVPQVVPATQGIPSLGTPLPVQTILSPGLSGAATEKLKESPRVAKSPAQVSGNLPSLSLLDKGIQGKPMGGYSSQELENVSREVEQHLLDFGIQADVVAVHPGPVITRFELQLAAGIKVSKLSALAKDLARSLSVISVRVVEVIPGKTVVGLELPNQQRNMVRLSEVLSADVYQQAHSPLTLALGVDIAGHPMVVDLAKMPHLLVAGTTGSGKSVGINAMILSILFKSKPEEVRLIMVDPKMLELSIYDGIPHLLTPVVTDMKEAASALRWCVGEMERRYRLMAALGVRNLAGFNSKLAEANERGEPITDPLWKPGSSMEEEAPVLQSLPYIVVIIDELADMMMVVGKKVEQLIARIAQKARAAGIHLILATQRPSVDVLTGLIKSNIPTRISFQVSSKIDSRTILDQQGAEQLLGHGDMLYLAPGSGAPLRVHGAFVDDKEVHRITDDWRARGEPEYIDDITSLSEGSEGGFGEESQNTEEADPLYDQAVEFVIQTRKASISAVQRRFKIGYNRAARLVEEMERTGIVGPLDGGFRDVLVNTITED
- the lolA gene encoding outer membrane lipoprotein chaperone LolA; this translates as MKKLALLLSLLFSSMAFSDSAGDVLQNKLNQIRSLSANFVQVVKSKQKELSRSTGTMALERPGRFRWQTKDPMEQLVVADGEQLWVYDVDLEQVTVKKQEKGVGGTAALFLSGYNDTVTRDFDVSEATKGNTQVYDLRSKSNKANFERVKLIFVAGVLNGIEMYDQLGQHTIVNLKNVKTNPKLTSNLFKFKPPKGTDVVQQ
- a CDS encoding replication-associated recombination protein A, which translates into the protein MWFNNEFQHMQSRTPLAEVLRPSHWNEVIGQDHLLGAGKPLRVAFESGQPHSMILWGPPGVGKTTLARLSAKAFDCEWIALSAVLSGVKDIRAAIDEAKHNLEQNRHTILFVDEIHRFNKAQQDALLPFTESGLITIIGATTENPSFEVISALLSRAQVYVLKALNEANLRELLQRANEKLLSHLHFNEEATRQLLAYADGDARRLLNLLEQVNTAAKVQGSMEVTQELIQDALSPANRRFDKGGEHFYDQISALHKSVRGSHPNAALYWLCRMLDGGVDPLYLVRRIIRMAWEDIGLADPRAMQLANEAAATYERLGSPEGELALAQAVIYLAVAPKSNAGYKAFNEAMAFVNHDKSREVPLHLRNAPTRLMKELGYGRKYRYAHDEPHAYAAGETYLPEGMKEHKWYQPTTRGLEGKISEKLDFLNNLDLEANKNNPSKN
- a CDS encoding type III polyketide synthase, translating into MQSAITAIGLATPPYKRSQHEIAELICNGFEMTSAERRLVKAIYKSCGIEQRHSVLSDYCKSSGEFEFFPNAFNEPLPSTAKRMRIYKEHALKLALSAIEQCLQQIKSFNKQDISHVITVSCTGMYAPGLDIEIVQELGLNSTSRRTAINFMGCYGAFNALKIADSICQSNENASVLIVCVEICTIHFQKNQETKNIISNAIFADGAAAALIQRKQGNNSLQLEAFHCDLMPQTKQEMAWHIADFGFDIDLSVYVPDVIRSGISVFVNNLLNKANSSFHDIDYYAIHPGGIKILQACEQALNITEKDNEHSYAVLREFGNMSSSTILFVLKRLWECLSNKDNQKTIFSCAFGPGLTLESMLLRVSYC